One Ranitomeya imitator isolate aRanImi1 chromosome 1, aRanImi1.pri, whole genome shotgun sequence DNA window includes the following coding sequences:
- the LOC138658293 gene encoding putative claudin-24, with the protein MAVTRRLKLQCTAMFFALLGCVLTCVSTFVPLWKNLNLDLNEMEIWTSGLWQTCVVQDEGGIQCKEFDSFLALPFSLRMARILMFLSDGSGIIGLIVSTLCLECLKTGESDIKKKLAFVGGTLLVISGIIALVPVSWIAYDIVQEFWDETIPEIVPRWEFGEAMFMCWFGSFFLILGGSLLFCSTTFTNHEQSVNCLDKNIPGTLYRPVSMQSRCPDLII; encoded by the coding sequence ATGGCTGTCACGCGCAGGTTAAAGCTGCAATGTACTgcaatgttttttgcattgctgGGATGTGTTCTCACCTGTGTCAGCACATTTGTGCCTCTCTGGAAAAATCTGAATCTTGATCTGAATGAGATGGAGATCTGGACCAGTGGACTGTGGCAGACATGTGTGGTGCAGGATGAAGGGGGCATACAGTGCAAAGAGTTTGATTCCTTTTTGGCATTGCCATTCTCACTTCGGATGGCGAGGATTTTGATGTTCCTCTCTGATGGTTCGGGGATCATTGGTCTTATAGTTTCTACCCTATGTTTGGAATGTCTGAAGACTGGAGAAAGCGACATCAAAAAGAAGCTAGCATTTGTTGGTGGAACGTTACTTGTGATCTCAGGAATCATTGCTCTAGTTCCAGTTTCTTGGATAGCTTATGATATAGTCCAAGAATTTTGGGATgagacaatcccagaaattgttccCAGATGGGAGTTTGGAGAAGCTATGTTCATGTGCTGGTTTGGCTCTTTTTTCCTTATACTTGGAGGGTCACTCTTGTTTTGCTCCACAACCTTTACAAATCACGAACAAAGTGTCAATTGTCTGGATAAAAATATCCCTGGAACATTATATCGACCTGTATCCATGCAAAGCAGATGTCCTGATCTGATCATCTGA